A genomic region of Candidatus Bathyarchaeota archaeon contains the following coding sequences:
- a CDS encoding FAD-binding oxidoreductase, producing the protein MSSPKLLYRMIEEIVGEGNVSDDPAILAAYYQEIGVAGSSFPSERPTLVVMPKTTEEVAAVVKLCNRYGVKFSCFVTMAPMCLEPGMVLFDLKRMDRIIEINEKDMYAIVEPGVTRAALAIECFKKGLQYAAASVVGSALVGAVPKGIEGHGYMANRFSDGRRHALAVEWVLPSGDILRLGSLHTSDNWFCPTGPGPGLDGLLTRAGMGIVTKVAIKLYPWWGPRELHVETLKNPRTGAIAYRTKLPEDKFKLLLFQMPGVEELGWEESLRKLGEALYEISKAEVGTAVFKLFNFPIIIEGRSTMEEAWEAYVQGFFQRETSRCIVVFIEACCREDLRYQENVVRQIIAEFGGKEAPKEFYDDGWEIGKCIQLDLPTTSILLGISSCRAQKTSGFATTACGVDSIDTMVKWGMGIPSIRKEFVEKGLIMDTFDSYWIVPTEYGHMAVTENLIFGDTTVPESAGAMVSYVSKMTERNLKERFPDVMFRFFMFNDDDVKRLGPLYSNFHIWQMKIKKALDPNLVANPKYYVIPENSF; encoded by the coding sequence TTGAGTTCACCAAAACTACTCTACCGTATGATTGAAGAAATCGTCGGGGAAGGTAATGTAAGCGACGATCCGGCTATATTAGCCGCCTATTACCAAGAGATAGGTGTTGCTGGCTCTTCCTTTCCTTCAGAGCGGCCAACTCTTGTTGTTATGCCTAAAACTACTGAAGAAGTTGCAGCCGTTGTGAAACTTTGTAATCGATATGGCGTCAAGTTTTCTTGTTTTGTGACTATGGCTCCGATGTGTCTTGAACCCGGAATGGTGCTGTTTGATCTCAAAAGAATGGATAGGATAATTGAGATAAACGAGAAAGATATGTACGCCATCGTTGAGCCTGGCGTTACACGTGCTGCCCTTGCAATTGAATGCTTTAAAAAAGGGTTGCAGTATGCTGCGGCTAGCGTTGTGGGTTCAGCTTTAGTGGGAGCTGTGCCAAAAGGTATTGAGGGGCATGGTTATATGGCTAACCGCTTTTCTGATGGTCGCCGGCACGCATTGGCTGTTGAATGGGTCTTGCCATCTGGAGACATTTTAAGGTTGGGCTCCCTACATACCAGCGATAACTGGTTCTGTCCTACGGGACCAGGTCCAGGCTTAGATGGTCTGCTAACACGGGCTGGTATGGGTATAGTAACTAAAGTAGCGATAAAATTATATCCATGGTGGGGCCCAAGGGAGCTTCACGTTGAAACTTTGAAGAATCCCAGAACAGGAGCAATAGCATATAGAACGAAGCTACCAGAAGATAAGTTCAAGCTTCTGCTTTTCCAGATGCCAGGCGTGGAAGAATTGGGATGGGAAGAGAGTTTGAGGAAACTAGGTGAAGCTTTATACGAGATTAGTAAGGCTGAGGTAGGAACGGCGGTTTTTAAACTTTTTAACTTTCCAATAATCATTGAAGGGCGTAGTACCATGGAAGAGGCTTGGGAAGCATACGTTCAAGGTTTTTTCCAACGGGAAACTTCCAGATGTATAGTTGTGTTTATAGAGGCGTGTTGTCGTGAAGATTTGAGATATCAAGAAAATGTTGTAAGGCAAATCATTGCTGAGTTTGGTGGTAAAGAGGCTCCTAAGGAGTTCTATGATGATGGATGGGAGATTGGAAAGTGTATACAACTGGATCTTCCAACAACCAGTATATTATTGGGAATATCAAGCTGCAGGGCTCAAAAGACAAGCGGATTTGCGACTACCGCCTGCGGTGTCGATTCAATAGACACGATGGTCAAGTGGGGTATGGGTATCCCAAGCATTAGGAAAGAATTTGTTGAAAAGGGTTTGATTATGGACACTTTCGACAGCTACTGGATCGTCCCAACAGAATACGGCCACATGGCCGTGACTGAAAACCTTATTTTCGGCGACACAACAGTGCCTGAATCCGCGGGAGCCATGGTTTCTTACGTAAGCAAGATGACTGAAAGAAATTTAAAGGAGAGATTTCCTGACGTAATGTTTCGCTTCTTTATGTTCAACGATGACGATGTTAAAAGGCTTGGTCCGTTATACTCTAATTTCCATATATGGCAGATGAAAATCAAGAAAGCTTTGGATCCTAATTTGGTAGCTAACCCCAAATACTATGTAATACCTGAAAATAGCTTTTAG